Proteins encoded within one genomic window of Humulus lupulus chromosome 1, drHumLupu1.1, whole genome shotgun sequence:
- the LOC133812598 gene encoding small ribosomal subunit protein mL103 (rPPR7), producing MSSSSSIRHLRHFSSTAKSAISISKAKLKLRSEYDPDKALEIYSSVSDHYSSPTISRYAQDLTIRRLAKSRRFADIETLIESHKKDPKIKQEPYLSTLIRSYGRAGMFDQAMRTFEQMDELGTPRSVISFNSLLTACNHSKLFDKVPELFNDLPKKYGVLPDKVTYGILVRSYCEAGTPEKALEIVADMEKNDLEVTAVTYTTIMDAMYKKGQAEEADKLWNTMLDKGCEVDVTAYNVRMMHSHGGEPETVKAMIEEMRNAGLKPDAISYNYLMTSYCKSGMLDEAKKVFDGLEGNGCNPNAATFRSLIYYLCRNEDFDKGYKIFKKSVQVHKIPDFNTLKHLVEGLVKKKKIKEAKGMIRTIKKKFPPNVLVSWGKVEESLGLASASSEAHAATDEDEEAAA from the coding sequence ATGTCGTCCTCGAGCTCCATTCGCCATCTTCGCCATTTCTCGTCCACCGCCAAATCTGCAATCTCCATCTCCAAAGCAAAGTTGAAGCTCCGAAGCGAGTATGATCCAGACAAAGCGCTCGAAATCTACTCCTCCGTTTCCGATCACTATTCCTCTCCCACCATCTCTCGCTATGCTCAGGACCTCACTATTCGTCGCCTCGCCAAGTCCCGACGCTTCGCCGATATCGAAACTCTTATCGAGTCTCATAAAAAGGATCCCAAAATCAAGCAAGAACCTTACTTGTCTACTCTCATTCGATCGTACGGAAGAGCTGGAATGTTCGACCAAGCCATGCGGACCTTTGAACAAATGGACGAATTGGGCACTCCCAGGTCGGTAATATCTTTCAATTCCCTTTTAACTGCATGTAATCATTCGAAACTGTTTGATAAAGTGCCTGAGTTGTTTAACGACCTTCCTAAGAAATACGGCGTTTTGCCGGATAAAGTGACTTATGGCATATTGGTCCGGTCGTATTGCGAGGCGGGTACACCTGAGAAGGCCCTTGAGATCGTGGCAGATATGGAGAAGAATGATCTCGAGGTTACTGCAGTAACTTATACGACCATAATGGATGCCATGTACAAGAAGGGTCAGGCTGAGGAAGCGGATAAATTGTGGAATACTATGCTGGATAAGGGTTGTGAAGTTGATGTTACAGCTTACAATGTTAGAATGATGCATTCCCATGGCGGTGAACCAGAGACTGTCAAGGCTATGATTGAAGAAATGAGGAATGCTGGGCTTAAACCTGATGCCATTAGCTACAATTACTTGATGACTAGTTACTGCAAGAGTGGGATGTTGGATGAAGCTAAGAAAGTATTTGATGGGCTTGAGGGAAATGGGTGTAATCCTAATGCGGCGACATTTAGATCTTTGATATACTATTTGTGTAGGAATGAGGATTTTGATAAAGGGTACAAAATTTTCAAGAAGAGTGTGCAGGTACATAAGATTCCGGATTTCAACACATTGAAACATTTGGTGGAGGGGTTAGTGAAGAAAAAGAAGATTAAGGAAGCGAAAGGAATGATCCGGActattaaaaagaaattccctCCTAATGTCTTGGTTTCTTGGGGGAAAGTTGAAGAGAGCCTTGGTTTGGCTTCTGCTTCTTCTGAGGCTCATGCAGCTACGGATGAGGATGAAGAGGCTGCTGCATGA
- the LOC133812599 gene encoding uncharacterized protein LOC133812599, whose amino-acid sequence MTTRIAPGVGANLLGQHSAERNQDATAYVGNLDPQVSEELLWELFVQAGPVVNVYVPKDRVTNLHQGYGFVEFRSEEDADYAIKVLNMIKLYGKPIRVNKASQDKKSLDVGANLFIGNLDPDVDEKLLYDTFSAFGVIVTNPKIMRDPDTGNSRGFGFISYDSFEASDAAIEAMNGQYLCNRQITVSYAYKKDTKGERHGTPAERVLAASNPTSKSRPHTLFASGPPTLPNGPQVNGGMGAPVPPRPFANGAVPPGPIPSMRPPPPPQGLAFQHMQVPGQQVWQGQPQQPGQGLPPPMMHPPPVQQQYRPPPNMPPPPQQGVQLPQRPLPPPPMGMGGQQPMGGPQQPHPMGGQQQPHPMGGQPQNWRLPPPPQQRPPHMPQGLIPPPPPPNNLPPPPPSN is encoded by the exons ATGACGACTCGTATAGCGCCGGGAGTGGGAGCGAACTTGCTCGGCCAACACTCGGCCGAGAGGAACCAAGATGCCACTGCTTACGTCGGCAATCTCGACCCTCAG GTTTCGGAGGAGTTACTATGGGAGTTATTCGTTCAAGCTGGTCCTGTTG TTAATGTGTACGTTCCCAAAGATAGAGTTACTAATCTTCATCAAGGATATGGATTTGTGGAATTTCGAAGTGAAGAAGATGCGGACTAC GCAATCAAGGTGCTTAATATGATTAAGCTTTATGGGAAGCCAATACGTGTAAATAAG GCATCACAAGATAAAAAGAGCTTGGATGTGGGAGCTAACCTCTTCATCGGAAATCTTGATCCT GATGTGGATGAGAAACTTCTTTATGATACTTTTAGTGCTTTTGGAGTCATTGTCACAAATCCAAAG ATTATGAGAGATCCAGACACAGGAAATTCTCGTGGTTTTGGTTTTATTAGTTATGATTCTTTCGAAGCATCTGATGCAGCTATTGAG GCAATGAATGGCCAATATCTTTGCAACCGTCAAATAACAGTTTCCTATGCCTATAAGAAGGACACTAAGGGAGAGCGTCATGGTACTCCAGCAG AGAGAGTTTTGGCTGCTAGCAATCCTACTTCAAAGAGCAGGCCTCACACACTGTTTGCCAGTGGACCTCCAACGCTTCCAAATGGACCTCAAGTCAATGGTGGTATGGGCGCTCCAGTGCCTCCACGGCCCTTTGCCAATGGTGCTGTTCCTCCTGGTCCAATTCCTTCCATGCGTCCACCGCCACCACCGCAAGGTTTGGCTTTCCAACACATGCAAGTACCAGGACAACAAGTTTGGCAGGGTCAGCCACAGCAACCTGGCCAAGGTCTTCCACCACCCATGATGCACCCACCTCCAGTCCAGCAGCAATATAGACCTCCTCCAAACATGCCACCCCCACCACAACAGGGAGTTCAACTTCCTCAAAGGCCTCTTCCACCACCACCCATGGGAATGGGAGGCCAACAACCCATGGGAGGTCCACAACAACCCCATCCCATGGGAGGTCAACAACAACCACATCCAATGGGAGGTCAACCGCAGAATTGGCGGCTACCACCACCGCCACAACAAAGGCCTCCTCATATGCCTCAGGGATTAATTCCTCCCCCTCCCCCTCCTAATAACCTCCCACCACCACCTCCTTCGAATTGA